From Coturnix japonica isolate 7356 chromosome 1, Coturnix japonica 2.1, whole genome shotgun sequence, the proteins below share one genomic window:
- the LOC107321952 gene encoding uncharacterized protein LOC107321952 isoform X2, with protein MDFNSPFILQCLLVITTVTDGSATMIGVFSGSSAKFPVGAENFQNVPKMSWNNKNCSMDVEQDTLLAECHPSSKRWLKLENGSLVLRRVEKEDEGNYEFYFNDTKVLFTLKVFEPVVDVWCFPNGTADLTCDMDSNESMTFEWLLNNSRLNAHEACIKDGGKKVRLEKTVPGEFVCKIKHDHGLMRTRPIVLSCSYGDLLQYPWFIYILAGCAGAAAILVAVVSSLICCCMRRKHKFIAVPSEEEKDDGITMSVVSSEGVKSPPNGDHVEAQAAQIDCPSVPDTARTDSGTEPQPMVEENFPVAAEPGEMADPEVIADVESQENASNCFPDPIDN; from the exons ATGGATTTCAACTCTCCTTTtattctgcagtgtttgctggTGATAACGACTGTTACTGATG GCTCTGCTACCATGATTGGTGTGTTCAGCGGCAGCTCAGCGAAGTTCCCTGTAGGAGCTGAAAACTTTCAGAATGTCCCAAAAATGAGCTGGAATAATAAGAACTGTTCCATGGATGTGGAACAAGATACTTTGTTGGCCGAGTGTCACCCTTCTTCCAAGAGATGGCTGAAACTGGAGAATGGCTCTCTAGTGCTGAGGAGAGTGGAGAAAGAGGACGAAGGAAACTATGAGTTTTATTTCAACGATACCAAAGTACTTTTTACACTGAAAGTATTCG AGCCAGTCGTTGATGTTTGGTGCTTCCCCAATGGAACTGCAGACTTGACTTGTGACATGGACAGCAACGAGAGCATGACATTTGAGTGGCTGCTGAACAACTCTCGGCTGAATGCCCACGAAGCTTGTATTAAGGATGGTGGAAAGAAGGTCCGCCTGGAGAAAACTGTGCCTGGGGAATTTGTATGTAAGATTAAACACGATCATGGCCTCATGAGGACCAGGCCCATTGTGCTCTCCTGCAGCTATG GCGACCTTTTGCAGTACCCATGGTTCATCTACATATTGGCAGGATGTGCAGGGGCCGCGGCCATCCTGGTGGCTGTTGTGTCCTCACTCATCTGTTGCTGCATGAGGAGGAAGCACAAGTTCATCGCTGTACCCTCAG aggaagaaaaggatgatGGAATAACAATGTCGGTGGTGTCCAGTGAAGGTGTGAAGAGCCCCCCCAATGGAGACCATGTGGAGGCTCAAGCTGCCCAGATTGACTGTCCTTCAGTTCCAG ACACTGCCCGGACTGATTCAGGCACTGAGCCTCAGCCCATGGTGGAAGAAAACTTCCCAGTagcagcagagcctggggaAATGGCGGACCCAGAGGTGATAGCTGATGTGGAAAGCCAGGAAAATGCTTCGAACTGTTTCCCTGACCCAATTGATAACTGA
- the LOC107321952 gene encoding uncharacterized protein LOC107321952 isoform X1, with translation MEGLRVGAIVSLEKPCKVQCLLVITTVTDGSATMIGVFSGSSAKFPVGAENFQNVPKMSWNNKNCSMDVEQDTLLAECHPSSKRWLKLENGSLVLRRVEKEDEGNYEFYFNDTKVLFTLKVFEPVVDVWCFPNGTADLTCDMDSNESMTFEWLLNNSRLNAHEACIKDGGKKVRLEKTVPGEFVCKIKHDHGLMRTRPIVLSCSYGDLLQYPWFIYILAGCAGAAAILVAVVSSLICCCMRRKHKFIAVPSEEEKDDGITMSVVSSEGVKSPPNGDHVEAQAAQIDCPSVPDTARTDSGTEPQPMVEENFPVAAEPGEMADPEVIADVESQENASNCFPDPIDN, from the exons ATggaaggcctcagagttg GTGCCATTGTGTCTCTGGAAAAGCCTTGCAAAGTTCAG tgtttgctggTGATAACGACTGTTACTGATG GCTCTGCTACCATGATTGGTGTGTTCAGCGGCAGCTCAGCGAAGTTCCCTGTAGGAGCTGAAAACTTTCAGAATGTCCCAAAAATGAGCTGGAATAATAAGAACTGTTCCATGGATGTGGAACAAGATACTTTGTTGGCCGAGTGTCACCCTTCTTCCAAGAGATGGCTGAAACTGGAGAATGGCTCTCTAGTGCTGAGGAGAGTGGAGAAAGAGGACGAAGGAAACTATGAGTTTTATTTCAACGATACCAAAGTACTTTTTACACTGAAAGTATTCG AGCCAGTCGTTGATGTTTGGTGCTTCCCCAATGGAACTGCAGACTTGACTTGTGACATGGACAGCAACGAGAGCATGACATTTGAGTGGCTGCTGAACAACTCTCGGCTGAATGCCCACGAAGCTTGTATTAAGGATGGTGGAAAGAAGGTCCGCCTGGAGAAAACTGTGCCTGGGGAATTTGTATGTAAGATTAAACACGATCATGGCCTCATGAGGACCAGGCCCATTGTGCTCTCCTGCAGCTATG GCGACCTTTTGCAGTACCCATGGTTCATCTACATATTGGCAGGATGTGCAGGGGCCGCGGCCATCCTGGTGGCTGTTGTGTCCTCACTCATCTGTTGCTGCATGAGGAGGAAGCACAAGTTCATCGCTGTACCCTCAG aggaagaaaaggatgatGGAATAACAATGTCGGTGGTGTCCAGTGAAGGTGTGAAGAGCCCCCCCAATGGAGACCATGTGGAGGCTCAAGCTGCCCAGATTGACTGTCCTTCAGTTCCAG ACACTGCCCGGACTGATTCAGGCACTGAGCCTCAGCCCATGGTGGAAGAAAACTTCCCAGTagcagcagagcctggggaAATGGCGGACCCAGAGGTGATAGCTGATGTGGAAAGCCAGGAAAATGCTTCGAACTGTTTCCCTGACCCAATTGATAACTGA